The sequence aaaactTCTTTACCAATAGATGGATCATTCTCTAACTTTGCCCCGCGTAGTTTACGAAGAGTCACACAAGCAAGATTGGACAAATACATCAAAAAGGACTGATTCTTCAACTCCAGCAGACTTAGGCCCTGAAAGAATATGaaaagtaaactaaaaaaaaaaatgtatgtgcatgtgtttgtgtacatgtgggTAAAACATGGAAAGTAAACACATTTAATCTTTCTGCTGGGAAGGTGTGATATACACATAATGCCACTGTAATTTTAAGTCTTCAATTGTCTTTATACATCATAACCCCACAAaaacttgagattttttttttttttacattttaatgacATCAGAGTAATCAGAATGTCaatattaacagtaacaatatccATATCattaacattgaaaaaaaaaaaaaaaaaaaaaaaatcaaggaacgtACAGATAAGGTGAGCTTGTGCCACACGTACTAACAGACTCCCTAATGGCTGAGAACTTATGAAGTCACCTATGCACAATAAAATTCACAGTGGCCAGCACATGTACAAAGGATTATTTTTCAAAGTTCCTGTCATATTCCTCCCCCATCTACTCAAGTTCCTTCCCCATCTAAAGAGTCAAGTAATCAACCTCATTGTTCTGCTTCAGTGACAAAAtcaatttttcaaacaaaataatacatgAGATTttactacattaaaaaaaaaggaaaatcttcaATTTCACTTGCCCTCAAGTTGGTTGTGAATCACCAACACAAAGTAATGTGAGGAAAGATACCTTGATATAAGGGGTTGCTGTAAACAAAGGGGTAATATAACAGGGAAGAGACTGTACGGACAAGTGCAAATTGCACTGTACAGGTACAATTGCTGACAAAAGTTGCACTTGTAGCCAGACTGTGAGAAAAATGCAAATCATCCTTCATCAACTgtacatgtttttgtttgtttctctctcttattcaatcAGGAACACAAAGACATAACAACCATGAACATACCTTAGAGGAGTTTAATTCATCATTTTCAATCTTTTCTTTCAATGCAAGGAGTCCAACAGTAATATTATTGATGTTTGTTGTCAGATCAGCCAGTAATGCAACTCCCCTAGGCAAATCTGATGCCACAATTGCATTGATATTATCCTGTAAAATAAgaactttaaataaaatttgtctAAAACAGAATTCTGACTAAACAGACAGGGAATAATATCATGAATAAAGCAAAAACACATCTACAGGGAAGGCAGAACAATAAGGAGGTAGAgcagatttatattattatcattctgcttGTCGAAATAATTACagttccaaatatatatatatatatatatatatatatatatatatatatatatatatatatatatatatatatatatatatatatacatagagtactTTAAAGTTAATAACAGTAcaaggggaaataagaaaataaggcaAAATACAAAGTTGTAAAGCtattatataccacatataaaAAGATGACAATACCAGGAAGTATTATGGTCAAATGGTAAGTAGCAGATGACAAGAACAAATTATAAAACAATGTCTAATGAACTAGGTTTCCAGGCCAGTGTTATTGCCCTTCAGTTTCTCCACCAATTTATATGTCGTAAACAGGGTAACAAACTGGAggttaacatataaataatatatgcaagaATAATCAAATATATCTTGGATATGTTTAGGAGATACAGTGCCTTTCAAAACAGgccttttttcatataattacatAGACTGTATTCTATCCAGTGTCCATTTGAACTTGCTGTGATCTGTGATGGAAGACCTGGAACAGGAAGGTACAAAGGCTCTATTTTACCAGAATATAAGTATTGTAATATTTGTCAGCCTCTTCTGAAGCCCTGAAAGCATGGATCTCAGTGACAAAAGTGGGGATGTGGTACATAAGTATCTTATGAACATTTAAGTATTTAAATTTACTTGTATAAATCTTGTGCATTGTTCAGAACAGGACCATATGAAAGTGATGCTATAGCCTCCATGCTGCACATTCAAGCAAGGCCAACAAACATTCCCCTACATGTATTCAGCAAGGTAGTTTGCACTGGCTCCTTATCTGAATAGAAatagcatacattatatatggttAGAGATTTGTACAGATACCACTATGTCATGGCACTGCTGGACTTGATGACACACAGTGATTTATACTTGGATATGCAACTGCATTACATTTACTTTTTGCAGATCACTTCTTATACCTAATGTAGTCTTTACCTCAGTTTTTCCATCTTCACACAGTCATATTTTCAACATGTTCCAAGTCCTGGGTGTGCTGTATACTTTACAGAATTGCCCCATATAAAAGCTCTGATAAACTCAGTTTTCTGGCCACTTTTTATACTGCAATCAAAACTGAATCAGTGTAGTAGCATCTACAATGTCTATTGTAGCTTTGTTTTGAAAGATGAgcatacatatagatggctccacaagtgctcaacCACCAGGAAGTCAATTAGTCAGTCTATGTGGCCGTGCATGATATCAACCTTTTCtcatgttttggggggaaaaaattattttttaatgccaTGAATACtgaaactgttattattatcaccaacattataattatcataataatattagcaatactaattgcaatatatatattttttaaatatttctaaatatcaaggaaaagggtaaccaAGTGAGTATGTAAGAATTGTAGCTGACTACTTATAGAgcaatctatgtgtatatacaatgaaTAAACTGAACTGAGAGTAGGCATAGCACGTGCATACATTTCTTAACCTAATGCCACTGCTGGCATTAGGTTAAGAATTGGCTTTTTACATCAGCCTACATCACAAGAATTAAGTGTGAATGATGTCAAGGCTTTTTCAGGGTATATACTCCCCCTTGTTCTGAAGATAAAATCTGATGGACATACCCTtggctgtaaaaataaaaaattataggaCCAGGAATCCTAGGACAGGCATTAACACTAAGGTAAGTTATACATCAAAATGTAATAAGCagaaattttattacaaaaatataatcacCCTTTCACTATAATTGGAATGCCAGTAAAgaagtatattaattataaataatcacACATATCTATCATTCAAAATATCATTTCATCTGGATTCATATTACTAAAgtcataaaagtaaataattatacaatttcATTTTGTTAAATAGCTTCCATACCTTTCAACTGCGCAGCACAGTTGTTGTTCTAATCAACTAAGCACTGTCATgaatagtccccccccccttctcctctctctctctctctctctcttctctctctctctctctctctctcctctctctctctctctctcttctctctctctcatagatgCAAACCAGTGGAACACCTGTTCTTGCCCAGGTACTGCTCCATCCATACTGAAATAGTTCATGAATTTTTTTACGAACCACTTCAGCCCCATCTGATGAACATTCATAATGGCCTTCATCCAAAGTTAAAAAGGACTCTTTCTGAGTGTTATGCGTGGGTGACACTGGCAGACCTCCACAACTTTTGTGGATGAAGTTGTTCAGAATGCAGCATGCCATGACCACAGCTTCTATGTATACCAAGGTTGATAGGGGATTGAAAAATTCTAAAATGCTGAAGCCATGCTGTCAAAACCTTCTCAATCATTGTACAAGCCCTGGATAAGCCCGTAGTTAAATATCTTCTTAGGATGATCTAAATCTTTCTGGATGAAAGGTATTAGAAAATCTTCCTCAATGAAGAGCTTTGTCACCATAAATACATATGGGAGCTCATGGTTGGAATCAGAGAGAAAGTCCGATGGTTGAATATGCCGACACATTTCGCTGAATAACTGATAAAATTGAGTCTCACCAGTCACTCCTCCATCTGATACCCTGCCATTCTTTCCAAAGAATCATGATGAATTCATAATCGCTATTGACAATGGTCATCAACACCATGCTGAAACTTCCTTTGTAGTTGTAAGAAGTGCATTCCAGATCTGGGTGGAGGAGTGATGAGGACAAGCTTGCCACCACAAACTGTGGGGAAAAGTGCAAACTTTCTCAAATCCCTCGGCAATTTCTATCCAATCTTGCTCACTTTCTGGAAACTGAAAaagataatattactgatatgagCCAAATATAAGaatccacacatgcatataaacacacatacgcatatgccacacacacaagcacacatacttgcacctgtatatcacacacatacaaacttgacttaaaaaaaaaaaaaaaaaaaaaaaaaatatatatatatatatataatatatatatataaatataatatatatatatatatatatatatatatatatatatataaacataaatatatatatatatatatatatatatatatatatatatatatatatatatatatatatatatatatatatatatatatacatacacatatatgtatatgtgcgtatttgcttatgtgtgtatgtgtgtatgtgtatgtgtgtcacttGCAAGCAAATACCACAGCAAGGAATGTACTTGCAATCTGAAAGAGGTACCTGGTGATAAAGtgccatacattaaaaaataactaatattttTCTTGACAAACtggaaaaataaatctaaattcaAACCTATTTTCATATTCCTGAAATAATTCACTGTTTATTCTTATGTTACAAACTTCAAAAGAAAAGCAAAGGTAAATTTTACTCTTAGTTATTGGAACAGGTATATGCATGATTTCttgattgtatataaatattttctgtttcagttataatatagatattaagtaTGGTACTGAAATGGTTAGTTCATTTCCCTTCTTATAACTACACAGGCGTGAAATCTCTCTTAATACCAGATACATAAATTAGACTATTCATACAGATATTGTCTACAAAATTTACAGTAACATAATGCGATGTCTATGGATTAGATTTACAGAGTTCTGTTGCACATTGCAGTGTGGAATTCTCACTCTACCCAGAGCAGGGTAAAGTTCACGACCAACAGGTGGGGGCACTCAATGCTTAGTCTGTCTAATGCCTTCTCCTGCCATAAATACATGAAGTGGGGTCACAGGGGGCATAGTAGAGTTTGAGAATACCAACACTGCACATGTATGACCAGTGCACCAAGAAAGAGTCAATTGACAATgcattataataatgtaaatgtagGCACAGCCTATTAACTGATTTCTATGATACTAATTGCTTACTTCACATACTCCTCTTGAAGAGAATCCCAAATGGCTTTGCATGTTTCTGGAATGATCCGTCCCAACGACTGTGCTGAAACTGAAGTCGTAAACAGCAGCTCTTCATATGTCTGTCCTGTCGCAAGACACATATGTGTGGCTTTCAGTCTATCGTGGCTGAAATGGATTTCCTCATAAGCATTGTTTTCCTTGGTGATGCTCGGTCCCATGACTGACAGTAAGTGGAGACACATGCTCTGGTCCATTCTTAAATTATTGAACCAGTCCTCCTTTTCGAGTTTCAGTTCTGCACGAATGTCCGAATGTGAAATCTCTCCCGCTTCATCAGCCAGTCTTCCatccactttttctttccttttccctctttcttctt is a genomic window of Penaeus monodon isolate SGIC_2016 unplaced genomic scaffold, NSTDA_Pmon_1 PmonScaffold_13560, whole genome shotgun sequence containing:
- the LOC119569235 gene encoding neuroguidin-like, translated to MVMIDQSKMDDNINAIVASDLPRGVALLADLTTNINNITVGLLALKEKIENDELNSSKGLSLLELKNQSFLMYLSNLACVTLRKLRGAKLENDPSIDRLVE